The proteins below come from a single Chrysoperla carnea chromosome 1, inChrCarn1.1, whole genome shotgun sequence genomic window:
- the LOC123291129 gene encoding histone H4-like, whose amino-acid sequence MTGRGQGEQANGNRRVVQRQRRVLRDPIQGIRKPAIRRLARRAGIKRISGLVYEETRGLMKVFLENVIGDAVKYTEHGKRKTVTDMDVVHALKRQGFILYGFGRV is encoded by the coding sequence atgacTGGTAGAGGGCAAGGTGAACAGGCTAATGGAAACAGGAGAGTAGTACAACGACAAAGAAGAGTTTTACGAGATCCTATCCAGGGTATAAGAAAACCTGcgattcgtcgtttagcacgacgagctggaataaaacgtatctctggtttagtTTATGAAGAAACTCGTGGTTTAATGAAAGtcttccttgaaaatgttattggAGATGCTGTTAAGTACACTGAACACggaaaacgtaaaacagttactgATATGGATGTTGTACATGCATTAAAACGGCAAGGTTTTATATTGTACGGTTTTGGTAGAGTGTAA
- the LOC123300526 gene encoding ejaculatory bulb-specific protein 3-like translates to MKFVTIVFAFVVLATNVLASPKPDGYTTKFDNINIDEYLNNPILLKNNCNCLLDKGACTPEMEELKSHLPEAIETGCAKCSSKQKEVAEKVMKNLEEHHLEDCYKPLLEKYDSTGEYQKKYGASGGY, encoded by the exons atgaaattcgtAACAATAGTTTTTGCATTTGTAGTTTTAGCTACAAATGTTTTGGCATCACCAAAACCCGATGGATATACGACCAAGTTCGACAACATCAATATTgatgaatatttgaataatccaattttattgaaaaataattgtaattgtcTTTTGGATAAAGGAGCTTGTACGCCAGAAATGGAAGAATTGAAAA GTCATTTACCTGAGGCTATAGAAACTGGATGTGCAAAATGTTCATCTAAACAGAAAGAAGTAGCAGAAAAAGTGATGAAAAATTTAGAAGAACATCATTTGGAAGATTGCTACAAaccattattagaaaaatatgatTCAACTGGAGAATATCAAAAGAAATATGGAGCGTCCGGGGGTTATTAG